From a single Cytophagales bacterium WSM2-2 genomic region:
- a CDS encoding N-acetyltransferase, which produces MNVTTSALIENTTATDLDFIYQLFEESVKYQEAKGYPVWRNYDKGALIRDVENKNQYKIVIESKIAIVFSVRYDDKVIWREMDQDNAIYLHRIVVNPGFKGQKLFGHILTWVTAHVKQKQLRFIRMDTWANNPTIIEYYKTFGFRFAGNYTTPDSPELPLHNRNLALALLEIEIQ; this is translated from the coding sequence ATGAACGTGACGACTTCTGCACTTATTGAGAATACAACGGCAACCGATCTTGACTTTATTTACCAGTTGTTTGAAGAATCTGTCAAATACCAGGAGGCGAAAGGCTATCCTGTCTGGAGAAATTATGACAAGGGTGCTTTGATCCGTGATGTTGAAAATAAGAACCAGTACAAGATTGTGATCGAATCGAAAATTGCTATTGTATTCAGCGTACGATATGATGACAAAGTGATATGGAGAGAAATGGATCAGGACAATGCCATTTACCTGCATCGTATTGTTGTCAATCCAGGTTTTAAAGGGCAGAAACTCTTCGGTCATATTTTAACATGGGTGACGGCACACGTGAAGCAAAAGCAATTGCGGTTCATTCGTATGGACACCTGGGCAAACAACCCCACCATCATTGAATACTACAAAACCTTTGGGTTCCGTTTTGCGGGTAACTATACCACACCTGATAGTCCTGAATTGCCACTACACAACCGTAATCTAGCACTTGCACTTTTGGAAATAGAAATTCAGTGA